One stretch of Rhinolophus ferrumequinum isolate MPI-CBG mRhiFer1 chromosome 5, mRhiFer1_v1.p, whole genome shotgun sequence DNA includes these proteins:
- the GK2 gene encoding glycerol kinase 2, with translation MAAPKKSVVGPLVGAVVQGTNSSHFLVFNSKTAELLSHHQVELTQEFPKEGWVEQNPKEILQSVYDCIEKTCEKLNELNIDISNIKAIGVSNQRETTLIWDKLTGEPLYNAVVWLDVRTQSTVENLSRKIPGNNNFVKSKTGLPLSTYFSAVKLRWILDNVRKVQKAVAEGRALFGTIDSWLIWNLTGGVNEGVHCTDVTNASRTMLFNIHSLEWDKELCDFFEIPMNILPNVCSSSEIYGLMKDGALEGVPISGCLGDQSAALVGQMCFQEGQAKNTYGTGCFLLCNTGRKCVFSERGLLTTVAYKLGRDKPVFYALEGSVAIAGAVIRWLRDNLGIINNSEEIEKLAKEVGTSYGCYFIPAFSGLYAPYWDPSARGIICGLTQFTNKSHIAFAALEAVCFQTREILDAMNRDCGIPLSHLQVDGKMTDNKILMQLQADILHIPVVKPSMPETTALGAAMAAGAAEGVGIWSLKPEDLSSVLMERIEPQIKATESDIRYSTWKKAVMKSMGWVTTQSPKSIDSAIFSSLPLGFYIVSSMIILIGARYISGLP, from the coding sequence ATGGCAGCCCCGAAGAAATCAGTTGTGGGGCCGTTGGTGGGGGCAGTGGTCCAGGGGACTAACTCCTCTCATTTTCTGGTTTTCAATTCTAAAACAGCGGAACTACTTAGTCACCATCAAGTGGAATTAACACAAGAGTTTCCAAAAGAAGGATGGGTAGAACAAAACCCTAAGGAAATTCTTCAGTCTGTCTATGACTGTATAGAGAAAACGTGTGAGAAACTTAACGAACTGAATATTGATATTTCCAACATAAAAGCTATTGGTGTCAGCAATCAGAGGGAAACTACCCTAATCTGGGACAAGTTAACTGGAGAGCCGCTCTACAATGCTGTGGTATGGCTTGATGTAAGAACCCAGTCGACCGTTGAGAATCTCAGTCGAAAAATTCCAGGAAATAATAACTTTGTAAAGTCCAAGACAGGCCTTCCACTTAGCACTTATTTTAGTGCAGTGAAACTTCGTTGGATTCTTGACAATGTGAGGAAAGTTCAAAAGGCTGTTGCAGAAGGTAGAGCTCTTTTTGGGACCATTGATTCGTGGCTTATCTGGAATTTGACAGGAGGAGTTAATGAAGGTGTCCACTGTACAGATGTAACAAATGCAAGTAGGACAATGCTTTTCAACATTCATTCTTTGGAATGGGATAAAGAGCTCTGTGACTTTTTTGAAATTCCAATGAACATTCTCCCAAATGTCTGCAGTTCTTCTGAGATCTATGGCTTAATGAAAGATGGGGCCTTAGAAGGTGTGCCAATATCTGGGTGTTTGGGGGACCAGTCTGCCGCATTAGTGGGACAAATGTGCTTCCAGGAAGGACAAGCCAAAAACACGTATGGGACAGGTTGTTTCTTATTATGTAATACCGGTCGTAAGTGTGTATTTTCTGAACGTGGCCTTCTGACCACAGTGGCTTACAAATTAGGCAGAGATAAGCCAGTATTTTATGCACTGGAAGGTTCTGTTGCTATAGCTGGTGCTGTTATTCGTTGGCTAAGAGATAATCTTGGAATTATAAACAActcagaagaaattgaaaaacttGCTAAAGAAGTAGGTACTTCTTACGGTTGCTACTTCATCCCAGCCTTTTCAGGGTTATATGCACCTTATTGGGATCCCAGTGCAAGAGGGATAATCTGTGGTCTCACTCAGTTCACCAATAAAAGTCatattgcttttgctgcattagAAGCTGTCTGTTTTCAAACCAGAGAGATTTTGGATGCCATGAACCGTGACTGTGGAATTCCACTCAGTCATTTGCAGGTAGATGGAAAAATGACCGACAATAAAATTCTTATGCAACTACAAGCAGACATTCTGCATATTCCAGTAGTAAAGCCCTCTATGCCTGAAACAACTGCACTGGGAGCCGCTATGGCGGCAGGAGCTGCAGAAGGAGTGGGCATTTGGAGTCTTAAACCTGAGGACTTGTCATCCGTCCTGATGGAACGGATTGAACCACAGATCAAGGCCACAGAAAGTGACATTCGTTATTCTACATGGAAGAAAGCTGTGATGAAGTCAATGGGTTGGGTTACAACTCAGTCTCCTAAAAGTATTGATTCTGCTATCTTCTCTAGTCTGCCCTTGGGTTTTTACATAGTGAGTAGCATGATTATATTAATTGGAGCAAGATACATATCAGGCCTACCATAA